In a genomic window of Canis lupus dingo isolate Sandy chromosome 35, ASM325472v2, whole genome shotgun sequence:
- the LOC118353399 gene encoding translation initiation factor IF-2-like: MVALQARGQGRCDSDSRPPALPREPQFPEAAAGCAREEARKRGRGYDSAAPPAPPKKKKKSCKYEVGPLRLRLRPPLHVASAQFPAAKRRPAGFRAAAAAAAAAPAPAPATAGSRPARPRSAPRALGARRNPKSLTMWGEDTFLGSAGALQPELGVESALPPKLFTRG; the protein is encoded by the exons ATGGTGGCCCTGCAGGCGCGCGGGCAGGGCCGCTGCGACTCTGATTCAcggccccccgccctcccccgagAACCTCAATTTCCAGAGGCAGCCGCAGGTTGCGCACGGGAGGAGGCAAGAAAGCGAGGGCGGGGATACGATTctgccgcgccccccgcccctccaaaaaaaaaaaaaaagagttgcaaatACGAGGTGGGTccgctgcggctgcggctgcggccgCCGCTACATGTCGCCTCCGCGCAGTTCCCGGCGGCGAAGCGGAGACCCGCGGGATTccgggctgcggctgcggctgcggctgcggctccggctccggctccggccaCCGCCGGCTCCCGCCCAGCCCGGCCCCGCAGCGCACCTAGGGCTCTAG gagctAGACGAAACCCGAAATCGCTGACCATGTGGGGAGAAGACACTTTTCTGGGCTCGGCGGGAGCCCTGCAGCCGGAGCTGGGAGTGGAGAGCGCGCTTCCGCCCAAGCTTTTCACTCGTGGGTAG